The Pseudomonas aeruginosa genome includes the window CGTTTGCGCGTCTCCAACTGGCTTATCCTGGGCGGATTTCTTATTTCCTTTGTTTATTTATATGTGAAAGAGTCAAGCCTGACCGGTGCTACGGTTAATATGGCAATGACCGCACTTTTTATAGGCGTCTGCCTCAGCCTTCCCGGCTACCTTCTCGGCAGGCTCGGCGCTGCCGACGTCAAGTACCTGGCCGCACTGGGGCTGGCCAGCGACCCACTTACGGTGCTCTATAGCCTGGCCTTCGGCTGCCTGCTGTGCATCGCGCTATTCATCCTCGTAAAGTTATTCAAACGTTCGGTAGAAAAGTCCGCAATGAATGAAGAAGTTCGCCTTCGAAGGGCACCGTCAAAAAACAAGTCATTCCCTTTTATATTCGCCATGAGCGCCGGCCTTTTGGCACATCTGATTATCAGTAAAATTATCTGAGTAAACTTGCGGAAGACCTCACTTAGCGACTATATGCTTATGGCTAATACCATTCGGTATGGCTGCATTCCAATGCACGTCCCCTGTTAAAAACAAAATAAGCAAATGGAGCGTATGACCATGGACAAACCGGCCTCGCGGCATTTCAGCGTCTTGATCATCGATGATGAACCCCAGGTGACCTCGGAACTCCGCGAACTGCTGGAAAACAGTGGCTACCGTTGCGTAACCAGCACCCACCGGGAGTCGGCGATCGCCAGCTTCCAGGCCGACCCGAACATCGGCCTGGTCATCTGCGACCTCTACCTGGGGCAGGACAACGGTATCCGCCTGATCGAGAGCCTCAAGGAAGTCGCCGGCAACGGCAGGTTCTTCGAATCGATCATCCTCACCGGTCACGATGGCCGCCAGGAAGTGATCGAGGCCATGCGGGTCGGCGCCGCCGACTACTACCAGAAACCGGTGGCGCCGCAGGAACTGCTGCATGGCCTCGAACGCCTGGAGAACCGCCTGCACGAGCGCGTCCGCAGCCAGTTGAGCCTGAGCCACGTCAACCAGCGCCTGGAATACCTCGCCGAATCGCTGAACTCGATCTACCGCGATATCCACAAGATCAAGTACGAGGTACACGGCAACAGCCAGCCGAGTGCCCTCAAGAGCGAAGACAGCCAGCCGTCCGCGCCGCCGGCGTCGGTCGCGGAAAGCCAGGTGTCCCCGAGCAATCCGCTGTTCGGCAAGCTGTCGCCCCGCCAGCAGGCGGTGGCGCGGCTGGTGAGCAAGGGCCTGACCAACTACCAGATAGCCTACGAGCTGGGCATCACCGAGAACACGGTGAAGCTGTACGTCTCCCAGGTGCTGCGCCTGATGCATATGCACAACCGCACACAGCTGGCGCTGGCCCTGTCGCCTGCGGCGATGCAGCAGGGCAGCGGAGCGGTGGTGCACTGACAGGCGCGATGGCCCGGCGGGCCTGCTAGATCAGCAGTTCCGCCCTGCCGACATCGACCTTCAGAATCTCCGCGTCGATGTATCCAAGTTGTACCCCCAGCAAGGGCAGGACCAGATTCAGGATCGGCGTCAGCAGCCCATCGACCAGAGGTGCCACCACGGAATTCACGATGAGGTCGGTGAGCGCCGTCGAGCCGCACAGCAAAGGCAAGCACAGTCCGAGCACCACGGGATTGACGTTGATGCTGGTTTTCAGGGTACTGGCGAGAAAGCCGCTTTCCGGCAACCTGCGGCTCTGGACGAGATCGGAACCGTCGGCTTTCACGTTGAATCGCGTATCGCCCGAGCTGCCGGCGATCGAGGTATCGAGCTTGAGATCCAATCGCACCAAGCCGCCAAGCACCAGAATCGAGCCGACCTGATCGATGTTGGCCGGACTGCCGATCTTTATCGTCGCTCCGCTGCTTCTCCAACCGAAGTCCAACGCGGTATCCGGGCGGGTACAGGCCATGCTTTTCAGCCAGACGGCTCCCGACGCGCCTTCGATGGCCAGTTGCAGTTTCGTGGTGGCGAGAATGGACAGGAACCCGGAATCGATGTCCGCCGTAAGTCGTACCTGGGACTGGCGCACCTCCGTGCGCCAGGCACCGCTCTCATCCTGCCCTGGCGGCCCGGAGACGATCCTCTTCGGCTCTACGACCGTGAGCCGTGCATTGGCCAATCCAGGGATACCCAGGTTCACGGCGACCGCGGAATTCTTGTTGGCGACCTGGGCAACCGCCATGATGAGATCCAGCGCATTGATCGCCGTATCCAGCTGCGACATGCTGTTCACCTCGCCGGCGCTCAGCCCCAGCAAGTCTCCCAGTTTCAACGTGGCCGACTTTACCCCCACCAATTGCGCTCTCAGGGCCTCGACCGAGGCTACGCCGTTCTTCGCCAGGACGTTCACGCTGGCGGCGAGTACCTGCTGCAAGCCGACGTTGGTATTCAACAACTGTTCGATGGTCCCCAGGCTGGTATCGACCCCGATCAAGCCCATTCCATCCGCGCCGAGAATGTCCAGCACACTGAGCTTCGCGTCGGCGATACCGTTGTAGGCCGCCGCCGAGAGATCGATGTGGGTGCCCAGCAATCCGC containing:
- the fppA gene encoding type 4b pilus Flp prepilin peptidase, which gives rise to MEQLALALWASVCGYQDIKRLRVSNWLILGGFLISFVYLYVKESSLTGATVNMAMTALFIGVCLSLPGYLLGRLGAADVKYLAALGLASDPLTVLYSLAFGCLLCIALFILVKLFKRSVEKSAMNEEVRLRRAPSKNKSFPFIFAMSAGLLAHLIISKII
- the pprB gene encoding two-component response regulator PprB; translation: MDKPASRHFSVLIIDDEPQVTSELRELLENSGYRCVTSTHRESAIASFQADPNIGLVICDLYLGQDNGIRLIESLKEVAGNGRFFESIILTGHDGRQEVIEAMRVGAADYYQKPVAPQELLHGLERLENRLHERVRSQLSLSHVNQRLEYLAESLNSIYRDIHKIKYEVHGNSQPSALKSEDSQPSAPPASVAESQVSPSNPLFGKLSPRQQAVARLVSKGLTNYQIAYELGITENTVKLYVSQVLRLMHMHNRTQLALALSPAAMQQGSGAVVH
- the tadG gene encoding type 4b pilus Flp biogenesis protein TadG; this encodes MNGWPARQRGAIGILAATTLLLALICLLLVVDTGRLYLEQRNLQRVADVAALESASQGALCGDQSSAQATSFAKASAMLNGFDADAAGSSLSAEVGGVLSAGGLRSFIASASNAAAANEAVHVEVTKSVPGSLVANLGGLFGGGNANVDLRAEAVARRLPNATISAGTGLASVNSGQSALLNPILSGLLGTHIDLSAAAYNGIADAKLSVLDILGADGMGLIGVDTSLGTIEQLLNTNVGLQQVLAASVNVLAKNGVASVEALRAQLVGVKSATLKLGDLLGLSAGEVNSMSQLDTAINALDLIMAVAQVANKNSAVAVNLGIPGLANARLTVVEPKRIVSGPPGQDESGAWRTEVRQSQVRLTADIDSGFLSILATTKLQLAIEGASGAVWLKSMACTRPDTALDFGWRSSGATIKIGSPANIDQVGSILVLGGLVRLDLKLDTSIAGSSGDTRFNVKADGSDLVQSRRLPESGFLASTLKTSINVNPVVLGLCLPLLCGSTALTDLIVNSVVAPLVDGLLTPILNLVLPLLGVQLGYIDAEILKVDVGRAELLI